From Pararhodobacter zhoushanensis, the proteins below share one genomic window:
- a CDS encoding DUF2798 domain-containing protein, whose protein sequence is MQSRKVILLAQVFISGLMAFSMSGIMGFLHTGNAPDFIKIWLSAFITAWPIAFVLSLGVSPLAFWMAGRLAKPRHRAQG, encoded by the coding sequence ATGCAGTCCAGAAAAGTTATCCTACTCGCTCAGGTGTTCATCTCGGGCCTGATGGCCTTCTCGATGAGTGGCATCATGGGGTTCCTGCACACCGGCAACGCGCCCGATTTTATCAAGATCTGGCTCAGCGCGTTTATCACCGCCTGGCCGATTGCCTTTGTGCTGTCGCTGGGCGTCAGTCCGCTGGCCTTCTGGATGGCCGGGCGTTTGGCCAAACCCCGGCACCGCGCGCAGGGCTGA
- a CDS encoding Hsp20 family protein produces the protein MRAFDRTPLFRASVGFDQMADLMDRVLAAEPVQPTYPPYNIEKTDENAYRISIAVAGFAADELSVEMKENGLTVAGRKGEDTAERSYLHRGIATRAFERRFHLADHVRVTGATHADGMLHIDLVREIPEALKPRRIEIARASEASQLVDASAA, from the coding sequence ATGCGTGCTTTTGACCGGACCCCCCTGTTTCGTGCCTCGGTCGGTTTTGACCAGATGGCCGATCTGATGGACCGTGTTCTGGCTGCCGAACCCGTGCAGCCGACCTACCCGCCCTACAACATCGAAAAGACCGATGAGAACGCTTACCGCATCTCGATCGCCGTCGCCGGGTTCGCGGCTGATGAGCTGAGCGTCGAGATGAAAGAGAACGGCCTGACCGTCGCCGGGCGCAAAGGCGAAGACACTGCCGAGCGCAGCTATCTGCATCGCGGCATCGCCACCCGCGCGTTCGAGCGCCGCTTCCATCTGGCCGACCATGTGCGCGTGACGGGTGCGACGCATGCCGACGGTATGCTGCACATCGACCTTGTGCGCGAGATCCCCGAGGCGCTCAAACCGCGCCGGATCGAGATCGCGCGGGCCAGTGAGGCCAGCCAGTTGGTGGACGCGTCGGCAGCCTGA
- a CDS encoding protein meaA: MTQTPKDKPWLFRTYAGHSTATASNELYRTNLSKGQTGLSVAFDLPTQTGYDSDHELARGEVGKVGVPVSHLGDMRMLFDQIPLEQMNTSMTINATAPWLLALYIAVAEEQGADVSQLQGTVQNDIIKEYLSRGTYICPPKPSLRMITDVAAYTREHLPKWNPMNVCSYHLQEAGATPEQELAFALATACAVLDDLEGKVPAEHFPEMVGRISFFVNAGIRFVTELCKMRAFTELWDELCLERYGVEDARYRRFRYGVQVNSLGLTEQQPENNVYRILIEALAVTLSKNARARAVQLPAWNEALGLPRKWDQQWSLRMQQILAYETDLLEYGDLFDGNPVVAAKVAALKDGARAELALIDGMGGAVQAIEYMKGRLVDANAERIARIESSETTVVGVNRFTTTEPSPLTTGDGAIMVADAHAEADQIARLTAWRNTRDEAAVQAALAELRAVAASGANVMPASIKAAKAGATTGEWGLVVRQAFGEYRAPTGVSRNPSNRTEGLQEIRAAVDAVSTQLGRRLKFVVGKPGLDGHSNGAEQIAARARDCGMDIHYEGIRLTPAEIVAAALEQEAHVVGLSILSGSHVPLVAELMERMRAADLGDVPVVVGGIIPENDATALRAMGVAAVYTPKDFELNRIMMDIVGLVADHPVAAQ; this comes from the coding sequence ATGACCCAGACCCCCAAGGACAAGCCCTGGCTGTTTCGCACCTATGCTGGCCACTCGACAGCGACGGCCTCGAACGAGCTGTACCGCACCAACCTGTCCAAGGGGCAGACCGGCCTCTCGGTCGCCTTCGACCTGCCCACCCAGACCGGCTATGACAGCGATCACGAACTGGCGCGCGGCGAGGTCGGCAAGGTCGGCGTGCCGGTCAGCCATCTGGGCGACATGCGCATGCTGTTCGATCAGATCCCGCTGGAACAGATGAACACCTCGATGACAATCAACGCGACAGCACCCTGGCTGCTGGCGCTCTATATCGCGGTGGCCGAGGAACAGGGCGCCGATGTCAGCCAGCTTCAAGGCACGGTGCAGAACGACATCATCAAGGAATACCTCTCGCGCGGGACGTATATCTGCCCGCCGAAACCGTCCTTGCGGATGATCACCGATGTCGCGGCCTACACGCGCGAACATCTGCCCAAATGGAACCCGATGAACGTGTGTTCCTACCATTTGCAAGAGGCCGGTGCGACGCCCGAACAGGAACTGGCCTTCGCGCTGGCGACGGCCTGCGCGGTGCTGGATGACCTGGAGGGCAAGGTTCCGGCCGAGCATTTCCCCGAGATGGTCGGCCGCATCAGCTTTTTCGTCAACGCCGGCATCCGCTTTGTCACCGAGCTGTGCAAGATGCGCGCCTTTACCGAGCTGTGGGACGAGCTGTGCCTTGAGCGCTACGGCGTCGAGGACGCCCGCTATCGCCGCTTCCGCTACGGCGTGCAGGTCAACTCGCTGGGCCTGACCGAGCAGCAACCCGAGAATAACGTCTACCGCATCCTGATCGAGGCGCTGGCCGTCACCCTGTCGAAAAACGCCCGCGCCCGCGCCGTGCAACTGCCCGCCTGGAACGAGGCGCTGGGCCTGCCGCGCAAATGGGATCAGCAATGGTCGCTCAGGATGCAGCAGATCCTCGCCTATGAGACGGACCTGTTGGAATACGGCGATCTGTTCGACGGCAACCCGGTGGTGGCCGCCAAGGTCGCCGCACTGAAAGACGGCGCGCGGGCCGAACTGGCACTGATCGACGGCATGGGCGGCGCGGTGCAGGCCATCGAGTATATGAAGGGCCGGCTGGTCGACGCCAATGCCGAGCGCATCGCGCGCATTGAGAGCAGCGAAACCACGGTCGTCGGGGTGAACCGCTTCACCACCACCGAACCCTCGCCCCTGACCACCGGCGACGGCGCGATCATGGTTGCCGATGCCCATGCCGAAGCCGACCAGATCGCCCGCCTCACCGCCTGGCGCAACACCCGCGATGAAGCGGCGGTGCAGGCCGCGCTGGCGGAGCTGCGCGCGGTCGCCGCCTCGGGTGCCAATGTGATGCCTGCGTCGATCAAAGCGGCCAAGGCGGGCGCGACCACCGGCGAATGGGGACTGGTGGTGCGCCAGGCCTTTGGCGAATACCGCGCCCCCACCGGCGTGTCGCGCAACCCGTCGAACCGCACCGAAGGGCTGCAAGAGATCCGCGCCGCCGTCGACGCGGTCAGCACCCAGCTGGGCCGCCGGTTGAAATTCGTCGTCGGCAAGCCGGGGCTGGACGGCCATTCCAACGGTGCCGAACAGATCGCCGCCCGCGCCCGCGATTGCGGCATGGACATCCACTACGAGGGCATCCGCCTGACCCCCGCCGAAATCGTCGCGGCGGCACTGGAACAAGAGGCGCATGTGGTCGGGCTGTCGATCCTCTCGGGCAGCCATGTCCCGCTTGTCGCTGAACTGATGGAGCGTATGCGCGCGGCCGATCTGGGCGATGTGCCGGTGGTCGTCGGCGGCATCATCCCCGAAAACGATGCCACCGCCCTGCGCGCCATGGGCGTCGCCGCCGTCTATACGCCCAAGGATTTCGAGCTGAACCGGATCATGATGGACATCGTCGGCCTCGTCGCCGACCACCCGGTGGCCGCGCAGTAA